In Zingiber officinale cultivar Zhangliang chromosome 8B, Zo_v1.1, whole genome shotgun sequence, a single genomic region encodes these proteins:
- the LOC122016489 gene encoding inactive TPR repeat-containing thioredoxin TTL3-like, translating to MSRAGETGRPEQGSGSVSASPDRIQPVVERFKAALDVEENKPDYPDLGSPVSPLRPRNPSQSSSCSSSSGSASAKTVANASAVARAGIPGAGVADAARRSHSGELSGENSPVSVEIKNVRSPFHRRSGSGPQIYSGGSGSSSSAGVAGNSTASSPVANVLPAGNIFPSGKIGKTGLMQRTAPRSDVLGSGTGNYGHGSVIRGGVAGRGKMEDSSARRDFSRIDPEEITRAGNELYMKGQYADALALYDKAIAMFPQNSTCRSNRAAALVGLGRVGEAARECEEAIRLDPTNGRAQHRLACIYIRLGLVEDGRKHLFLTGQPPDPVELQKLQEVERHLGNCEVSRRIGDWKGALREADAAIAAGADTSMLFVAMRAESLLNLLKFDEADSTFTRSQVEDSIHVLPATKIFGMLSYSYFYIVKAQVDMALGRFENAVTAAEKARQIDARSVEVTSVLNSIRSAARARAQGNELFKSGNFAEACTAYGEGLRSSSSNPVLLCNRAACRSKLGQWGKSVEDCNEALRLQPNYTKALLRRADSYAKLERWAEAVRDYEVLRKELPGDNDVAEALFRAQVALKTSRGEDVSNLKFGGDVEEVTSVEQFHAAVSLPGASVVYFMAALNTQCTELSSFVDALCNRHPSTNFLKVDISRSPAIAKAENVRIVPTFKIYKNGRRVKEMICPSHRVLESSVSHYSL from the exons ATGTCGCGCGCCGGCGAGACAGGCCGGCCGGAGCAGGGAAGCGGTTCGGTTTCGGCGTCACCCGACCGGATCCAGCCCGTGGTTGAGAGGTTCAAGGCGGCGCTCGACGTGGAGGAGAACAAGCCCGACTACCCTGACCTCGGGTCCCCCGTCTCCCCTCTACGGCCCCGCAACCCATCCCAGAGCAGCAGTTGCTCCAGTTCCTCCGGATCCGCTTCAGCGAAGACCGTCGCGAATGCCTCCGCTGTCGCTCGGGCTGGGATTCCTGGCGCGGGCGTGGCCGACGCTGCGCGGCGGAGCCATTCCGGCGAGCTGTCCGGTGAGAACAGCCCGGTATCCGTGGAAATAAAGAATGTGAGGAGCCCCTTCCACCGTCGATCGGGTTCTGGGCCGCAGATCTACTCCGGTGGCAGTGGCAGTAGCAGTAGCGCTGGCGTCGCTGGTAACAGTACGGCCAGCTCTCCTGTAGCCAATGTGCTTCCTGCGGGGAACATATTCCCCTCGGGGAAGATCGGGAAGACCGGATTGATGCAGAGGACGGCGCCGAGGTCCGATGTGCTTGGTTCTGGTACCGGGAACTATGGTCATGGTAGCGTAATCCGGGGTGGGGTTGCTGGCAGAGGGAAAATGGAGGATTCGAGCGCAAGGAGAGACTTCAGCAGAATCGATCCCGAGGAAATAACAAGGGCCGGGAACGAGCTCTACATGAAAGGGCAGTATGCAGATGCTTTGGCCCTCTATGATAAAGCGATTGCCATGTTCCCCCAAAATAGTACATGCCGTAGCAATCGTGCGGCAGCTCTTGTGGGTCTCGGCAGGGTAGGAGAAGCAGCAAGAGAATGCGAGGAGGCAATCCGATTGGATCCGACCAACGGGCGGGCGCAGCATCGCCTAGCATGTATATACATACG GTTGGGGCTTGTTGAAGATGGAAGGAAACACCTTTTCTTGACTGGACAACCACCCGACCCTGTTGAGTTGCAGAAGCTGCAAGAAGTAGAGAGGCATTTGGGGAACTGTGAAGTTTCAAGAAGGATAGGAGATTGGAAGGGCGCATTAAGGGAAGCTGACGCTGCAATTGCTGCAGGAGCGGATACTTCTATGCTG TTTGTTGCAATGAGAGCAGAATCTCTCCTCAACCTCCTAAAGTTTGATGAGGCTGACTCAACTTTTACCAGATCTCAAGTTGAAGATTCAATCCATGTACTCCCCGCTACCAAAATCTTTGGTATGCTCTCCTATTCCTATTTCTACATTGTTAAAGCGCAAGTTGATATGGCATTGGGAAG GTTTGAGAATGCAGTAACAGCTGCTGAGAAGGCCAGGCAGATAGATGCTAGGAGCGTGGAAGTGACATCAGTATTGAACAGCATAAGATCAGCAGCAAGAGCTCGGGCTCAAGGAAATGAGCTCTTTAAGTCTGGAAATTTTGCTGAGGCCTGTACAGCTTATGGGGAAGGACTAAGGTCCAGTTCTTCAAACCCAGTACTGCTATGCAATAGAGCAGCATGCCGTTCTAAGCTTGGGCAGTGGGGTAAATCTGTTGAGGATTGCAATGAAGCTCTGAGACTCCAACCTAACTACACTAAGGCTCTCCTCAGACGAGCTGATTCTTATGCCAAG CTTGAGCGCTGGGCTGAAGCTGTACGAGATTATGAAGTGTTGAGGAAAGAGCTTCCTGGGGACAATGATGTCGCTGAAGCCTTATTCCGTGCCCAGGTTGCACTAAAGACTTCTCGTGGTGAGGATGTCTCTAACTTGAAGTTCGGTGGAGATGTTGAGGAAGTCACTAGCGTGGAACAATTCCATGCAGCAGTATCTTTACCTG GAGCTTCAGTTGTCTACTTCATGGCAGCTTTGAACACACAATGCACTGAATTATCCTCTTTTGTTGATGCACTGTGCAACCGACATCCATCTACAAACTTTCTCAAG GTTGATATCAGTCGTAGTCCTGCTATTGCAAAGGCTGAGAATGTTAGGATAGTCCCTACATTTAAGATCTACAAaaatggaagaagagtcaaggagATGATCTGCCCCAGCCATCGAGTGTTGGAGTCATCAGTGAGCCACTACAGTCTTTAA